One Rossellomorea aquimaris DNA window includes the following coding sequences:
- a CDS encoding DMT family transporter, protein MSDTKVNPYLLLAIGVISVSTSAILVKVSSAPAGVLAFYRLFFTVLLMSPVFFLKYVKELKVITLRDWMFSILAGVFLAFHFILWFESLNYTSVASSTVLVTLQPLFAFIGAYLFFQEKLTGRAIISAVLAVSGSIIISWGDFKISGSALWGDVLALMACALVTGYLLFGQTIRKRLSLITYTYLVYAISSVVLFLYVMMRSESLGPYPKEDWVYFLLLAVIPTLLGHSLFNWSLKWLSTSTISMAILFEPIGASILAYWLLAEKVMMTQVVGGLVIIIGVTFFLIEERKLKKMVLKVNEVKKNEELPL, encoded by the coding sequence ATGTCAGACACAAAGGTTAATCCGTATCTATTACTCGCAATCGGAGTCATCTCCGTATCAACCTCTGCCATCCTGGTAAAAGTATCGAGTGCACCAGCAGGTGTATTGGCCTTTTACCGGTTGTTTTTCACAGTTCTATTAATGTCCCCTGTATTTTTCTTAAAGTATGTGAAGGAACTGAAAGTTATTACTCTAAGAGATTGGATGTTTTCAATTTTAGCAGGGGTCTTTCTGGCCTTTCACTTCATACTCTGGTTTGAATCCTTGAATTATACTTCTGTTGCCAGTTCTACGGTCCTCGTCACATTGCAGCCATTATTCGCTTTTATCGGGGCTTACTTGTTCTTTCAGGAGAAATTAACCGGGAGAGCCATCATCTCGGCGGTTTTAGCTGTCAGTGGGAGTATCATCATAAGCTGGGGAGATTTTAAAATAAGCGGAAGTGCGCTATGGGGAGATGTATTAGCCTTGATGGCGTGCGCTCTTGTAACAGGATACCTGTTGTTCGGGCAGACGATAAGAAAACGGCTATCCCTCATTACCTACACGTATTTGGTCTATGCGATCAGCTCAGTCGTTTTATTCTTATATGTCATGATGCGTTCCGAAAGCCTTGGGCCATATCCGAAAGAGGATTGGGTCTACTTTCTATTGCTTGCCGTTATCCCGACACTATTGGGACATTCATTATTCAATTGGTCCCTGAAGTGGCTAAGCACCTCAACCATCTCCATGGCCATCCTCTTTGAACCGATCGGCGCTTCAATCCTTGCTTATTGGCTCTTAGCTGAAAAAGTGATGATGACTCAAGTGGTCGGCGGTCTTGTCATTATCATAGGCGTTACCTTCTTCTTAATAGAAGAAAGGAAATTAAAAAAGATGGTCCTAAAAGTCAACGAGGTGAAAAAGAATGAAGAACTTCCGCTTTAG
- a CDS encoding fructose-specific PTS transporter subunit EIIC, whose translation MRITELLTKDTIQLNISSTSKKGVIDELVSVLDKSGNLEDPKEFKQAILNREAQSTTGIGEGIAIPHAKTSAVKAPAIAFGKSAEGVDYESLDGTPAHLFFMIAATEGANQTHLEALSRLSSMLMDSGVRKALVNASSKEEVLEIINVHDQEDEEEIPAETSTNEGKVLAVTACPTGIAHTYMAADALKAKAKEIGVKLKVETNGSGGAKNVLTSEEIENAVAIIVAADTKVEMNRFKGKPVIEVPVAEAIRRPEELLNQAMKQDAPIYKGREQSGGTHAGPEKKQKSGFYKHLMNGVSNMLPFVVGGGILIAISFLFGIQSANPDSPEYNEFAAMLMKIGGDNAFYLMVPVLAGFIAMSIADRPGFAPGMIGGLIAATGQSGFLGGIIAGFLAGYVVLGIKRLTNNFPPSLEGIKPVLIYPLLGIFITGFIMLQFLVEPLSAVNTGIQNWLDGLGTGNLILLGLVLGGMMAVDMGGPINKAAFTFGIAMIEGGNLAPHAAIMAGGMVPPLGLALATTIFKKKFNDNERKAGIAAYFMGASFITEGAIPFAAGDPFRVIPSIVTGSAVAGALAMFFGIGLPAPHGGLFVFPVVEGNPFLYLLAVLIGSVITAVMVGLLKKPIK comes from the coding sequence ATGAGAATTACTGAATTATTGACGAAAGATACGATTCAGCTAAATATATCTTCTACATCCAAAAAGGGCGTTATTGATGAATTGGTATCCGTATTAGATAAAAGCGGTAACCTGGAGGACCCTAAAGAATTTAAGCAAGCGATTCTTAATCGCGAAGCTCAAAGTACGACGGGTATTGGGGAAGGGATCGCCATTCCCCACGCGAAAACATCGGCAGTCAAAGCACCTGCGATTGCATTCGGCAAATCAGCAGAAGGAGTAGACTATGAATCCCTCGATGGAACTCCTGCTCATTTGTTCTTCATGATTGCAGCAACAGAAGGTGCCAATCAAACACATTTAGAAGCGTTAAGCCGTCTTTCTTCTATGCTGATGGACTCCGGGGTCCGCAAAGCGTTAGTGAATGCTTCATCAAAAGAAGAAGTTTTGGAGATTATTAATGTTCATGATCAAGAGGACGAGGAAGAGATTCCTGCTGAAACTTCAACAAACGAAGGAAAGGTCCTGGCTGTAACGGCATGTCCTACAGGGATTGCTCATACGTATATGGCAGCAGATGCTCTGAAAGCCAAAGCAAAAGAAATTGGTGTGAAACTGAAAGTAGAGACGAATGGTTCTGGTGGAGCAAAGAACGTCTTAACTTCAGAAGAAATTGAAAACGCTGTAGCTATAATTGTAGCTGCCGATACGAAAGTGGAAATGAATCGTTTTAAAGGAAAGCCTGTGATTGAAGTTCCTGTGGCTGAAGCGATTAGACGTCCTGAAGAACTATTGAATCAGGCTATGAAACAAGATGCGCCCATATATAAAGGTAGAGAGCAATCTGGTGGGACTCATGCTGGTCCTGAGAAGAAACAAAAGTCAGGCTTTTACAAGCATCTGATGAATGGTGTTTCCAACATGCTTCCATTCGTTGTAGGTGGAGGGATCCTGATTGCGATCTCGTTCTTATTCGGCATTCAGTCTGCGAATCCTGATTCTCCTGAGTACAATGAATTTGCAGCCATGCTAATGAAAATCGGGGGAGACAATGCCTTCTACTTAATGGTTCCTGTCTTAGCAGGATTCATCGCCATGAGTATAGCCGATCGACCTGGATTTGCACCCGGTATGATTGGCGGGTTGATTGCTGCAACGGGTCAAAGCGGGTTCTTAGGTGGAATCATTGCCGGTTTCTTAGCAGGTTATGTAGTTCTCGGAATCAAGCGTTTAACAAACAATTTCCCTCCTTCATTGGAAGGGATCAAACCGGTATTGATCTATCCGTTGCTGGGAATTTTCATTACTGGATTCATCATGCTTCAATTCCTGGTGGAGCCTCTAAGTGCAGTCAACACGGGTATTCAAAACTGGTTGGATGGATTAGGGACAGGGAACCTGATTTTACTCGGACTTGTTCTTGGTGGAATGATGGCAGTCGACATGGGAGGTCCGATCAACAAAGCGGCCTTTACATTCGGGATTGCCATGATTGAAGGAGGAAACCTTGCTCCCCATGCGGCTATTATGGCGGGTGGAATGGTACCGCCACTGGGGCTGGCCCTGGCAACGACAATATTTAAGAAGAAGTTCAATGATAATGAGCGAAAAGCGGGTATCGCGGCTTACTTTATGGGAGCATCCTTTATTACAGAAGGAGCGATTCCGTTTGCAGCAGGCGATCCATTCCGGGTCATCCCTTCTATTGTGACAGGTTCAGCGGTTGCAGGAGCGTTAGCGATGTTCTTTGGGATTGGTTTGCCTGCCCCACACGGTGGATTATTCGTATTCCCGGTAGTAGAAGGGAATCCATTCTTGTATCTGTTAGCAGTACTGATTGGTTCTGTCATTACAGCTGTGATGGTTGGGTTATTAAAGAAGCCGATTAAATGA
- a CDS encoding glycogen/starch/alpha-glucan phosphorylase: MFSDPIEFKEMFLKKLEMMYGKTFPESTSQDQFFTLGHLIREYISMNWIHTNEQYRFSKQKQVYYLSIEFLLGRLLRQNLMNLGIYDIVDKGLKDLGIDLAEMEEVEHDAGLGNGGLGRLAACFLDSLASLNLPGHGYGIRYKHGLFEQKIVNGFQMELPEQWLRHGHVWEVRKSDLTVEVPFWGKVESYTDNDVLKFRHVDAEVVAAVPYDMPVVGFETSTVNTLRLWSAEPAAYKAGKDMMKYKRDTEAITEFLYPDDTHEEGKILRLKQQYFLVSASIRSILDSYLYRNGDLKELHENISIHINDTHPVLAIPELMRVLLDEYSFEWEEAWEITTNTFAYTNHTTLSEALERWPIRIFQPLLPRIHMIVNEINERFCQELWKEYPGDWKRIEDMAIISHDEVKMAHLAIVGSFSVNGVAKIHTEILKLREMNLFYQYYPDKFNSKTNGITHRRWLLNSNPSLSNLISSSIGDGWIKDPGKLTDLKEYHHDTAFLKDLYDVKQENKRKLADRIFESNGIVVDPTSIFDIQVKRLHAYKRQLMNVLHILHLYNRCVEDPSFDFHPRTFIFGAKASPGYYYAKKIIKLIHSVADLVNDHPLLKGRIKVVFLENYRVSLAEEIIPAADLSEQISTASKEASGTGNMKFMMNGALTIGTLDGANIEILEQVGKENIFIFGLTADEVMKYQHNGGYYAMEYFHYDTRIKRVLNQLIDDTLPDAGDHFETIYDSLLTENDQFFVLRDFDSYVRAHEQAGKAYENKEHWSRMCLQNIANSGYFSSDRTIEQYAKDIWGIAQGSLIK; this comes from the coding sequence ATGTTTTCTGATCCAATTGAATTTAAAGAAATGTTTCTGAAGAAGCTTGAAATGATGTATGGAAAGACGTTTCCTGAATCCACCAGTCAGGATCAGTTTTTTACATTAGGTCATCTTATACGTGAATACATCTCGATGAACTGGATTCATACGAATGAGCAGTACCGGTTCAGTAAACAAAAGCAGGTGTATTACTTATCGATTGAATTTCTCCTGGGACGCCTGCTTCGCCAGAACCTGATGAATTTAGGAATCTACGATATTGTGGATAAGGGATTGAAGGACCTGGGAATAGACCTTGCTGAAATGGAAGAGGTTGAGCACGATGCGGGGCTCGGAAACGGTGGTCTGGGTCGCTTGGCTGCATGTTTCCTGGACTCATTGGCTTCCCTTAATTTACCTGGTCATGGCTATGGGATCCGTTACAAGCATGGATTGTTTGAACAAAAGATTGTCAACGGTTTTCAGATGGAGCTTCCGGAGCAGTGGCTGCGTCATGGACATGTATGGGAAGTTCGAAAATCAGATCTTACCGTCGAAGTACCTTTCTGGGGTAAGGTGGAATCTTATACGGACAATGATGTATTGAAGTTTCGTCATGTGGATGCAGAAGTTGTAGCGGCCGTTCCTTATGATATGCCTGTAGTAGGGTTTGAGACGTCGACGGTCAATACTCTCCGTTTATGGAGTGCTGAGCCCGCTGCCTATAAAGCTGGGAAAGATATGATGAAATACAAGCGTGATACTGAAGCGATCACCGAATTTCTTTATCCTGACGATACACATGAAGAAGGGAAAATCCTGAGACTTAAACAGCAATACTTCTTGGTATCAGCAAGCATCCGTTCGATTCTTGATTCCTACCTGTATCGGAATGGGGATCTGAAGGAGCTTCATGAAAACATTTCAATCCATATCAATGATACTCATCCGGTTCTCGCGATTCCAGAACTGATGAGGGTCCTTCTTGATGAGTATTCCTTTGAATGGGAAGAAGCGTGGGAAATAACGACGAATACATTTGCCTATACGAATCATACGACTCTTTCAGAAGCATTGGAAAGATGGCCGATCCGTATTTTCCAACCCCTGCTCCCCCGCATCCATATGATCGTGAATGAGATTAATGAGCGATTCTGTCAGGAATTGTGGAAGGAGTATCCCGGTGATTGGAAGCGGATAGAGGATATGGCGATCATCTCCCATGATGAAGTGAAAATGGCTCACCTGGCGATTGTAGGAAGCTTTAGTGTGAATGGCGTGGCAAAGATTCATACTGAAATCTTAAAGCTGAGAGAAATGAACTTATTCTATCAATATTATCCTGATAAATTTAACAGTAAGACAAATGGCATTACACATAGAAGATGGCTATTGAATAGTAACCCGTCCCTGTCGAATCTGATATCGTCTTCCATCGGGGATGGGTGGATTAAAGATCCAGGTAAGTTAACGGACTTGAAAGAGTATCATCACGATACGGCGTTTCTTAAGGACCTGTATGATGTAAAACAGGAAAATAAACGGAAGCTTGCCGATCGAATATTTGAAAGTAATGGAATCGTCGTGGATCCTACTTCCATATTTGACATTCAGGTGAAGCGGCTACATGCATATAAACGACAGCTCATGAATGTTTTACACATTCTGCACCTTTATAATCGCTGTGTGGAAGATCCTAGCTTTGATTTCCATCCGCGAACATTTATTTTTGGAGCAAAAGCATCCCCGGGTTACTACTATGCGAAGAAAATCATTAAGTTGATTCACTCTGTAGCGGATCTGGTGAATGACCACCCACTTTTAAAAGGGCGGATTAAAGTCGTATTCCTGGAAAATTACCGGGTATCATTAGCGGAAGAAATCATTCCCGCAGCTGATTTGTCTGAACAAATTTCAACTGCCAGCAAAGAAGCTTCAGGTACAGGAAATATGAAGTTCATGATGAACGGGGCCTTGACCATTGGAACATTGGACGGGGCGAATATTGAGATTCTTGAGCAAGTAGGAAAAGAGAATATCTTTATATTTGGTTTAACGGCAGATGAAGTGATGAAATATCAGCATAACGGTGGATATTATGCAATGGAGTATTTTCACTATGATACCCGCATTAAGAGGGTGTTGAATCAATTGATTGATGATACACTTCCAGATGCAGGCGACCATTTTGAAACCATTTATGACTCCTTACTAACTGAGAACGATCAATTCTTTGTTCTGAGGGATTTCGACTCCTATGTCAGGGCTCATGAACAAGCAGGTAAAGCGTATGAAAATAAAGAGCATTGGTCACGAATGTGTTTGCAGAATATTGCTAACTCCGGCTATTTCTCGAGTGACCGGACGATTGAGCAGTATGCGAAAGACATATGGGGCATTGCACAGGGCAGTTTAATCAAGTAG
- a CDS encoding sugar phosphate nucleotidyltransferase has product MKNTMLGVIDATSYYDSLEDLLLHRSLAALPIAGRYRLIDFVLSNMVNSDIGSVAIFPKFQYRSLMDHLGSGKNWDLNRKRDGLFFFPAPGLEASEEGVGSFNHFAHHLDYFKRSTQEYALISNCFTLCNIDYQPVLERHIRIGCDITEMRHNGNPLDMYLVKTNTLIDLIQKRRETGYTCMQDVVEDMDSGFKVCGYEHDGFVQTIDCIEEYYDASMKLMNLSYWKELFKKDMPIYTKVKDEPPTRYTSAASVKNSIIANGCFIEGQVMNSTMFRAVKVGKNTTISGSIIMQKSQIGDNCVLENVILDKDVKIEDGVKLIGDPNNPIVIRKGMIQGALMNS; this is encoded by the coding sequence TTGAAAAATACTATGCTTGGAGTTATTGATGCTACTAGTTACTATGATTCGTTAGAGGACTTACTGTTACATCGTTCATTAGCGGCCCTTCCGATTGCGGGCAGATACCGCCTGATCGACTTTGTACTCTCCAATATGGTGAATTCTGATATAGGTTCCGTTGCGATCTTCCCTAAGTTTCAATACCGTTCCCTTATGGATCACCTCGGATCGGGGAAGAACTGGGATCTGAACCGAAAGCGTGACGGGTTGTTTTTCTTTCCGGCACCAGGCTTGGAAGCAAGTGAAGAGGGTGTGGGGTCATTTAATCACTTCGCTCATCACCTGGACTATTTTAAGCGAAGTACACAGGAATACGCGTTGATCAGCAATTGCTTTACGTTATGTAATATAGACTACCAACCGGTCCTGGAACGCCATATTCGAATCGGCTGTGATATAACTGAAATGCGTCATAACGGAAACCCTTTAGACATGTATTTGGTGAAAACGAATACACTCATTGATTTGATCCAGAAACGACGTGAAACAGGCTATACATGTATGCAGGATGTCGTGGAGGATATGGATAGCGGTTTCAAGGTGTGCGGCTATGAGCATGATGGATTTGTTCAAACGATTGATTGCATTGAAGAATACTATGATGCCAGCATGAAGCTGATGAACTTATCTTATTGGAAAGAGCTGTTCAAGAAAGATATGCCAATCTATACAAAGGTGAAGGATGAGCCGCCGACACGCTATACATCAGCAGCAAGTGTGAAAAATAGCATCATCGCCAATGGATGCTTCATTGAAGGCCAAGTGATGAATTCTACGATGTTCAGAGCGGTGAAGGTTGGAAAAAATACAACGATTTCGGGCAGCATCATTATGCAGAAGAGCCAAATTGGAGATAACTGTGTACTAGAGAATGTGATCTTGGATAAAGATGTGAAAATCGAGGATGGCGTAAAGCTTATCGGAGATCCAAACAACCCAATAGTCATTCGAAAAGGGATGATTCAAGGAGCGCTGATGAATTCGTGA
- the glgA gene encoding glycogen synthase GlgA: MKVLFVVSECVPFIKSGGLADVAGALPKELRSLGTDVRVILPKYGGIPQEFRSKLKRKKEFFVSVGWRNQYCGIEEYNENGVTYYFVDNEYYFNRDRLYGYFDDGERFAYFTRAVLESIAVLDFYPDVIHCHDWHTGMVPFLLRSEYQERPGYSFIRSVFTIHNLQFQGIYPKQVMTDLLGLPERYFHHEYLEFYGNINFMKGALISSDFVTTVSPTYKEEILTPYYGEKLHNILGQRYNQLLGILNGIDDEMYNPDEGEFPYFSGNLHGKKLAKRHLQKSLGLAENEGIPLVSIISRLTNQKGLELVRGVFHEMIQENVQFVLLGTGDWEFEQFFREMEWTYPDKVRVQIGFNEELAKQIYSASDLFLMPSKFEPCGLGQLIAMRYGALPLVRETGGLNDTVESYNEETKTGNGFSFKNFNAHDMLYTYRRALSYFYEHPETWNHIVRTAMNKDYSWAQSAFKYNQLYADLVSRSESHVF; encoded by the coding sequence GTGAAAGTGTTATTTGTAGTATCCGAGTGTGTCCCTTTTATTAAATCTGGAGGCTTAGCGGACGTTGCAGGCGCCCTGCCTAAGGAGTTAAGAAGTTTAGGGACGGATGTCAGGGTGATTCTGCCTAAATACGGTGGAATTCCTCAGGAGTTTCGTTCGAAACTGAAACGAAAGAAAGAGTTTTTCGTTTCAGTTGGCTGGCGAAATCAGTATTGTGGTATAGAAGAGTACAATGAAAATGGAGTAACGTATTATTTTGTCGACAATGAATACTATTTTAATCGGGATCGTCTATACGGATATTTTGATGATGGGGAGAGATTCGCGTACTTTACAAGAGCCGTATTGGAAAGTATCGCTGTCCTCGATTTTTATCCTGATGTGATTCACTGTCATGATTGGCACACAGGGATGGTTCCGTTCTTGTTGAGAAGCGAGTATCAGGAGAGACCCGGCTATTCATTTATCCGTAGCGTGTTCACCATTCATAATCTGCAATTTCAAGGGATTTATCCTAAACAGGTGATGACTGACTTGTTAGGACTCCCCGAGAGGTATTTTCATCATGAATACCTCGAGTTTTATGGAAATATCAATTTCATGAAAGGGGCGCTCATTTCTTCGGATTTTGTCACAACTGTGAGTCCTACATATAAAGAGGAAATCCTCACGCCTTACTATGGAGAAAAGCTTCATAATATCCTTGGTCAACGATACAACCAACTATTGGGTATCCTCAATGGAATCGACGATGAAATGTACAATCCTGATGAGGGCGAGTTTCCTTATTTCAGCGGCAACCTTCATGGGAAGAAGCTGGCGAAGCGCCATCTGCAAAAAAGCCTGGGACTCGCGGAGAATGAAGGAATCCCTCTTGTATCCATCATTTCAAGGTTAACGAACCAAAAAGGGCTTGAACTGGTCAGGGGAGTCTTTCATGAAATGATCCAGGAAAATGTTCAGTTTGTCCTGTTGGGAACAGGGGATTGGGAGTTTGAACAGTTCTTCAGGGAGATGGAATGGACATATCCGGATAAGGTCAGAGTGCAAATCGGATTTAATGAGGAACTGGCAAAACAGATCTATTCTGCCAGTGATTTGTTCCTGATGCCTTCTAAGTTCGAACCGTGCGGACTGGGTCAATTAATTGCCATGAGATATGGAGCCCTTCCACTTGTCAGGGAAACAGGCGGATTGAACGATACGGTTGAATCCTATAACGAAGAAACAAAGACAGGGAACGGTTTTTCATTTAAGAACTTTAATGCTCACGATATGCTCTACACCTATCGAAGAGCTCTATCGTATTTCTACGAACATCCGGAAACATGGAATCATATTGTACGAACCGCAATGAATAAAGATTATAGTTGGGCCCAATCGGCCTTTAAGTATAATCAACTATATGCTGACCTGGTATCAAGGAGTGAAAGCCATGTTTTCTGA
- a CDS encoding MgtC/SapB family protein, giving the protein MIEFLEIPDEFYTALIRIMLIVLLSGLIGIEREFKNHPAGLRTHILVGVGSCLLMLVSLYGFEPFLDEHPQLVGFDPSRIPSYVISGIGFLGAGTIMVHGGVTVRGLTTAASIWVVAGLGLVVGIGMYYLAIFTTLVIVITLFFLNNLESFYKEKVKHKKLLLLSLVVQKGKGNITSINDALHDHGIEITQYQIEEGDEMEGVEAFKYSLLILTPSALQFNEVLEVVQDLECVKKFQLHKK; this is encoded by the coding sequence ATGATAGAATTTCTGGAGATTCCAGATGAGTTTTACACTGCTCTTATTCGTATTATGTTAATCGTTCTACTGAGCGGCTTAATTGGTATAGAGAGGGAATTTAAAAATCACCCGGCTGGTTTACGCACTCATATTCTTGTAGGTGTCGGCTCCTGTTTATTGATGCTTGTTTCCTTATATGGGTTTGAACCGTTTTTAGACGAACACCCTCAATTAGTAGGTTTTGATCCAAGTCGGATTCCCTCCTATGTCATTTCCGGAATCGGCTTTCTTGGTGCGGGAACGATTATGGTCCATGGAGGCGTGACGGTTAGAGGTTTAACCACTGCCGCCAGTATTTGGGTTGTTGCTGGCTTAGGGTTGGTAGTAGGGATTGGGATGTACTATCTGGCCATTTTTACAACCCTGGTGATTGTGATAACATTATTTTTCTTGAACAACCTGGAAAGTTTTTATAAGGAAAAAGTGAAGCATAAGAAGCTCTTACTCCTCAGTCTGGTCGTGCAAAAAGGAAAGGGAAATATCACGTCAATAAATGATGCCCTTCATGATCATGGAATTGAGATCACTCAGTACCAGATTGAAGAAGGGGATGAAATGGAGGGGGTGGAGGCCTTTAAATACTCCCTTCTTATACTAACTCCAAGTGCCCTTCAGTTTAATGAAGTGTTGGAAGTTGTCCAAGATTTAGAATGTGTGAAAAAGTTCCAGCTTCACAAAAAATAA
- a CDS encoding glucose-1-phosphate adenylyltransferase, producing MGKGRCVAMLLAGGKGSRLSSLTKSLAKPAVPFGGKYRIIDFTLSNCTNSGIDTVGVLTQYQPLVLNSYIGIGSAWDLDRKNGGVTVLPPYAESSEMRWYTGTASAIYQNMNYLEQYDPEYVLILSGDHIYKMDYSKMLDYHIEKKADVSISVIEVGWDEASRFGLMNTNEEMRITEFEEKPAFPKSNLASMGIYIFNYSVLKDYLEMDERNPDSSHDFGKDVIPLLLDEKKKLMAYPFKGYWKDVGTVKSLWEANMDLIDEENELNLFDHDWRVYSVNPNEPPQYISEEASVEGSLVNEGCTIEGTIRKSVLFQGTTVKKGAHVSRSVIMPDAVIGENAYIEQAIVPSNVRVPSGLCIMPEEGSDEIILVTESFIETLLEQEKV from the coding sequence ATGGGAAAAGGTAGATGTGTAGCGATGTTATTAGCAGGTGGAAAAGGGAGCCGGTTAAGCTCATTGACAAAGAGCCTGGCAAAACCAGCCGTACCTTTTGGAGGGAAATACCGCATTATTGATTTCACATTGAGCAATTGTACAAACTCCGGGATTGATACGGTGGGTGTCCTTACTCAGTACCAACCATTAGTGCTGAATTCTTATATCGGGATTGGAAGTGCATGGGATCTTGATCGTAAAAATGGTGGAGTGACCGTACTGCCGCCTTATGCGGAATCATCTGAGATGCGCTGGTATACGGGAACGGCCAGTGCAATCTATCAAAATATGAATTATCTTGAGCAATATGATCCCGAATATGTATTGATTCTATCGGGAGATCACATTTACAAGATGGATTACAGCAAAATGCTGGATTATCACATTGAGAAGAAAGCAGACGTTTCGATTTCTGTGATTGAAGTAGGCTGGGATGAGGCAAGCAGGTTCGGTCTTATGAACACGAATGAGGAAATGAGAATCACAGAGTTCGAGGAAAAACCGGCTTTTCCTAAAAGTAATTTAGCTTCGATGGGTATCTATATTTTCAATTATTCAGTGCTTAAGGATTACTTGGAGATGGATGAGCGTAATCCCGACTCCAGCCATGACTTTGGGAAGGATGTTATCCCTTTGCTGCTTGATGAGAAGAAAAAACTGATGGCTTATCCGTTTAAAGGGTACTGGAAAGATGTAGGAACGGTTAAGAGTCTATGGGAAGCCAATATGGACTTGATTGATGAGGAAAATGAGCTGAATCTGTTCGATCACGACTGGAGAGTGTATTCGGTTAATCCAAATGAGCCGCCTCAATATATTTCTGAAGAAGCTTCTGTTGAGGGATCTCTTGTGAACGAAGGATGTACGATTGAAGGCACGATTCGGAAATCCGTCCTGTTTCAAGGAACCACAGTGAAAAAGGGGGCGCATGTCAGTCGCTCAGTCATTATGCCGGATGCTGTCATTGGGGAAAACGCCTACATCGAGCAGGCGATCGTGCCGTCGAATGTCAGGGTTCCGAGTGGTCTATGCATTATGCCGGAAGAAGGATCGGATGAAATCATTTTGGTTACGGAATCATTCATTGAAACACTACTGGAACAAGAAAAAGTGTAA
- a CDS encoding GNAT family N-acetyltransferase, translated as MKNFRFRKANLQDSSGLAYVHVHSWRTTYEGIVSPEYLQSLSIEEREQKWVQILSGSHHTYVCEVDDGKIVGFVSFGKERSGEYEGELYAIYLLEEYQGKGIGKELFGIAATGLKKQGYNSMWIWVLKENPSKHFYYALKPTLIKEEILTIGGESHQEEGLLLELH; from the coding sequence ATGAAGAACTTCCGCTTTAGAAAAGCAAACCTGCAAGACTCATCGGGGTTAGCATACGTACACGTCCATAGCTGGAGAACGACGTACGAAGGAATCGTATCACCCGAATATCTTCAGTCATTATCAATAGAAGAAAGAGAACAAAAGTGGGTACAAATCCTTTCCGGATCTCATCATACGTATGTATGTGAAGTGGATGATGGGAAAATCGTCGGCTTTGTTTCATTTGGGAAAGAGCGTTCAGGGGAGTACGAAGGGGAATTATATGCTATTTATCTTCTAGAAGAATATCAAGGTAAAGGCATCGGGAAAGAGCTCTTCGGAATTGCCGCTACCGGTCTTAAAAAACAAGGATACAACTCTATGTGGATATGGGTGTTGAAAGAGAATCCATCGAAACATTTCTATTATGCCTTAAAGCCTACACTCATTAAGGAAGAGATATTAACGATTGGCGGTGAGTCGCACCAGGAAGAAGGGTTGCTGCTGGAACTGCATTGA
- a CDS encoding MgtC/SapB family protein: MELLDTTFMIKLGVSAVLGLIIGLERELKRKPVGLKTSLVICIVSCLLTIVSIESAYISEGSDKVNITMDPLRLAAQIVSGIGFLGAGVILRRGNDSISGLTTAAMIWGAAGIGIAVGAGFYMEATAGVILLIVSVEVVPIIITYLGPKRLREKELSLRATLLEKKEIKSIIERIKAEEISIENIRIKDLKNQQHLLELKIIVDFRKKTVDIYYTISEIEGIKDVEIESL; this comes from the coding sequence ATGGAACTATTAGATACGACATTCATGATAAAGCTGGGTGTATCTGCGGTATTGGGGTTGATTATAGGGCTGGAGAGAGAATTAAAGAGAAAGCCTGTAGGTTTAAAGACGTCTCTCGTTATATGTATCGTGAGCTGTTTATTAACGATTGTCTCTATTGAATCTGCTTATATTTCTGAAGGATCGGATAAAGTGAATATCACGATGGACCCTTTGCGACTGGCAGCTCAGATTGTTTCAGGGATTGGTTTCTTGGGGGCAGGTGTCATTTTACGAAGAGGGAATGACAGCATTTCCGGGTTAACGACAGCAGCTATGATCTGGGGAGCGGCCGGGATCGGGATTGCTGTTGGAGCGGGCTTCTATATGGAAGCTACGGCAGGTGTGATTCTCTTGATTGTCTCTGTTGAAGTGGTGCCTATTATCATTACGTATTTAGGTCCGAAACGATTGCGGGAAAAAGAGCTGTCCCTGCGTGCTACGCTCTTGGAGAAAAAAGAGATCAAATCAATTATTGAACGAATTAAAGCTGAAGAAATATCTATTGAAAATATCCGGATTAAAGACTTAAAGAATCAGCAGCACCTCTTGGAATTGAAAATCATTGTGGACTTCAGAAAAAAGACGGTAGACATATACTATACGATTTCAGAAATAGAAGGGATAAAAGATGTTGAAATTGAAAGTTTATAG